The following are encoded together in the bacterium genome:
- a CDS encoding amidohydrolase, with translation MTDHPIISADSHVTEPPGTYRDRIDPAFRDRAPRLHHIEGAGDVFLIDGMKTPVPMGIVAAAGKPAEEIRIMGTRFEDLHRGGWDPAARLGDQDRDGVAAEVIYPTVGMVLCNHPDADYKKACFDAYNLWLAEYCAHAPARLLGVGQTAVRTPAEGIRDLERIAALGLRGVMMPGNPVVDDYDSPAYDELWEAAIAIGLPLSFHILTTRETSPIRGPKMNAFLAVIRGCQDIMGTLVLGGVFERHPKLRVACVEADAGWVPHYMYRMDHAWKRHRNWLPAGQTLSKLPSEYFAAGVYTTFQDDWVAFRSVDMLDWRRLMWANDFPHSDSTWPWSQQMLAEHAAPLTPAQRRAILCDNVAELYRIDVTALGPAS, from the coding sequence GCCTTCCGGGACCGCGCTCCGCGCCTCCACCACATCGAGGGCGCCGGCGACGTGTTCCTCATCGACGGCATGAAGACGCCGGTGCCGATGGGCATCGTCGCCGCCGCCGGCAAGCCCGCGGAGGAGATCCGCATCATGGGCACGCGCTTCGAGGACCTCCACCGCGGCGGCTGGGATCCGGCGGCGCGGCTCGGCGACCAGGACCGCGACGGCGTGGCCGCCGAGGTGATCTACCCGACCGTCGGCATGGTCCTCTGCAACCATCCCGACGCCGACTACAAGAAGGCCTGCTTCGACGCCTACAACCTGTGGCTGGCGGAGTACTGCGCGCACGCCCCGGCGCGGCTCCTCGGCGTCGGTCAGACGGCGGTGCGCACGCCCGCCGAGGGCATCCGCGACCTGGAGCGCATCGCGGCGCTCGGGCTGCGCGGCGTGATGATGCCCGGCAACCCCGTCGTCGACGACTACGACTCGCCCGCCTACGACGAGCTCTGGGAGGCGGCGATCGCGATCGGGCTGCCGCTCTCGTTCCACATCCTGACGACGCGCGAGACGAGCCCGATCCGCGGCCCGAAGATGAACGCGTTTCTGGCCGTGATCCGCGGCTGCCAGGACATCATGGGCACGCTCGTCCTGGGCGGCGTCTTCGAGCGGCATCCGAAGCTCCGCGTCGCCTGCGTCGAGGCCGACGCGGGCTGGGTTCCGCACTACATGTACCGGATGGACCACGCCTGGAAGCGGCACCGGAACTGGCTGCCCGCGGGGCAGACGCTCTCGAAGCTGCCCTCGGAGTACTTCGCCGCCGGCGTCTACACCACGTTCCAGGACGACTGGGTCGCGTTCCGCAGCGTCGACATGCTCGACTGGCGCCGGCTCATGTGGGCCAACGACTTTCCGCACAGCGACTCGACGTGGCCCTGGTCGCAGCAGATGCTCGCGGAGCACGCGGCGCCGCTGACGCCCGCGCAGCGGCGGGCGATCCTCTGCGACAACGTCGCGGAGCTGTACCGCATCGACGTGACGGCGCTCGGACCGGCGTCCTGA